The Opitutaceae bacterium nucleotide sequence GGAAGCAGGCTTTGCCGGTTTCGAGCCGGACCTGACCGAGGACGGCCCGCTCAATCTGAAATCGACCGCCGGGGAAGTCCGCGAAGCGGGCCGGCTCATTCGAAGTCATGGCCTCGAGGTGTCTGCTCTCGCGACCGGACTTTATTGGGGGGCGAATGGGGCCAGTGACAAGCCTGCCGTCCGCAGGTCGGCCGCCCGGATCCTGCGCAAGCAGATTGAGACCGCTGCGAGGCTGGAGACGGATGCCATCCTGGTCATCCCCGGGGCGGTCGGGGCCGACTTCATCCCGAATTGCGAAGTGGTGCCCTATGATCTGGCCTGGGCGCGGGCGATCGAATTGATCGGCGAGGCACTCCCGCTGGCGCGCCGCTATGGGATCTCCCTCTCGATCGAGAACGTGTGGAACAAATTCCTGCTTTCCCCCCTCGAGATGGTCTCCTTCATCGACGGATTCAACGATCCCTGTGTGGGTGCCTATTTCGATGTGGGCAATGCGCTGGCGACCGGCTACCCGGAGCAGTGGATCCGGATACTGGGTCCGCGGATCCGCCGTATCCATTTCAAGGATTACCGCCGTGCGGTCGGTTCGGTGGACGGCTTTGTCGACCTGCTCTCTGGTGACGTGGATTGGCCTGCGGTAATGACTGCCCTGAAGTCGATCGAGTATGGAGGATGGATTGCGGCGGAGATGATTCCTCCGGTTCCCTTCTACAAGCATTGTCCCGAAACCCTGATCGAGAACACGTCGCGGGCTCTGGACGGCATCTTCGCCCTCGCCTAGGACGCAGGTCGGGAAGGTCGGGGCGTGGCTCGTCCGCGCCCATCGGCAACGCACTCCGGTCCGGGTGACCGGGGCGTGGAAGGCGCACAGGAGGTGCACCCCCGCCTGGGACCGGACCGGGTTGGTCCTGACAGGCTCCAGGGTTACGGCGAGGATTTGCCCTCCTGCCCGGCAAACGGCCGGGTTGGGGGTGTCTGCCGTCTTGCCTTGGAACGGAACGGCTTCACCCTTTTGGGGTATGGACACCCGCTTTTGGGAAGACCCCGGATTCACGGGATTCAACCGGGTCCCGGCCCGCACCACCTTCACTTCCTTTCCGGATCTTGAGACGGCGCTTTCCGGATCAGAGGACTCCGCTTTCGTGCGGT carries:
- a CDS encoding sugar phosphate isomerase/epimerase family protein, whose product is MKKSINIWSFPAEWSLERKVKTAAEAGFAGFEPDLTEDGPLNLKSTAGEVREAGRLIRSHGLEVSALATGLYWGANGASDKPAVRRSAARILRKQIETAARLETDAILVIPGAVGADFIPNCEVVPYDLAWARAIELIGEALPLARRYGISLSIENVWNKFLLSPLEMVSFIDGFNDPCVGAYFDVGNALATGYPEQWIRILGPRIRRIHFKDYRRAVGSVDGFVDLLSGDVDWPAVMTALKSIEYGGWIAAEMIPPVPFYKHCPETLIENTSRALDGIFALA